In the Puntigrus tetrazona isolate hp1 chromosome 19, ASM1883169v1, whole genome shotgun sequence genome, CCCTCACACCACAACACATGCTCAAGATGGCCCTGCTATTTTAAATTCTGATGGACTGGCTTCAAACTCTCAACCGTCAATATCATCATCCAATGGTCAGACAAGGTCACAAGAGCAGTCTGCAGCCATTGATGATGCTGAACGCCGATTTAAGTGCCAAGAGTGCGGGAAAAGCTATCGACATGCTGGGAGTCTAGTTAATCACAAACGCTCCCATCAAACTGGTCATTATCAGTGTACTGTTTGCTGTAAGCAGTATCCACACTTAGCAGCACTTCATAGCCACCTCCGTAGTCACAAAACCCGGCCAAACTCGCAATCGATGGGTACAGAGGGAGATTGGCTTTCCTCTGAGCCACTTACAGGGATAGACTCTCAACAAGGCTTTGTACATTCTCAGGATCAGGAGAGTGGTGCAACAACACCAATTTCACTGCATGGTAATCTTGGTGATGCAGCACACTTTGTTCCAGACGGTTCCCATAACAGTGGCCTGGATTCACTGGAATTCCATGACCGATTCGACGGCTCTCTTTCCCAAAGCAATTCTGGTCATTCACCTCTTCCACAAAGCCATCGTCAAGCAGGCAACATCAACCAAGGAGGTATGACCAATGGTTACATGGGTAACATAAGCTTCCATAGCCCTGGTGGTGCCTCCCTGCCAGCAGGCAGTGCCAACCTCAAAGAAAGTGCTCGGCAGAGACGTAGCCATGACACAATGCAGTTTGGAGGTGCTCAAGACAACTCCCAGGGCAACAGTAAGAGAATGAATCACAAAGACGATGATGACGATGGAGAGGTTTATCAGTGCACGATTTGTGGAAACCATTACGCCAGCCTGAGGGCACTTCGTAGCCACTTACGAAGCCATGGGGTTAACCATGGGGCAGGACCCTCCTCTGCCCTCTCTCCAATAGGTGAGCAAGAGTGGAGGAGGCGACAAGAGGGTAGTACAACCAGTCTTTTGATCTGTAGCACATGTGGCCAGAGCTTCAGCAGAAAGCAGGACTTGCTTAACCACGAGCTAGTCCATGGACATCCCCGGCCAGATGGATCTACACAGGGCTTGGGTGGCACTAGCTCTAATTCTAATGGCAAAATGGATGGAAGGAACCACATTTGCGTTGACTGTGGCATGTTCTTTGCAGATCGCCATCAGCTGATCACTCACCTGTGTCCAGGCAAGGCGAGAGCGGGGGCACTGAACAAGGGTATGAATGGAGCTAAAGGGATGACGGGTGGTGCTGGTACCAGTGGCAGCGGGGGCCCTGTAGACCCTCGGCAGTTGCCAGATTCTGATGATCGGCCCCACAGGTGCGACCAGTGTGGAAGGAGTTACAGACACCCCTGCTCCCTGCTCAACCATAAGAAATCTCACAAGACTGGGGTCTTCCGCTGCCTTGTCTGCCAAAAACGCTACTACAACCTACTGGCTCTCAAGAACCACCAGAGGACTCATTTTGACTTAAAGAGGTTAGCCAGCATTGCATGTGCCCTATTATACTCTAACTGTTTAGTTCTCTTTGCATACTTTGAATGCTTATGTATTATCATGAGTTCCCCACTCATGTGATTACCCAGGTCATCATTGAATGAatagattttaatgaaattttgaGTGTCAAGGCAGTGTGCactggtgatttttttttcccattagaGAAGACGAGGGCAACAAACATAACTCATActgatatacacacatacacacagttgAGTCTGAATTTCATAACGTCTGTATCCCATTTGAGCATTGTGTAGTCATCTTTGTATTTGTAAGGGGACCTTccctttttctgtttcttcattttttagAAGAGCATTTTAACACTGCTTtcttatctgtttgtttttgtgtgttttgtctctTCGCAGGCATAAGTGTGAGGAGTGTGGGAAAGCCTTCAAGATTCAGAAGCAGTTGATAAATCATCTACGGCTACACGAAGAGCACAGAGCCAAGACTGGCGATCGAGACCAACGAGTTCAAAGCATGTCTCATCCCAATGGTGCCCGCTATGAGGGAGGCCCATCGCAGCTTCAAGCTATGAGGATGGCTGACCCCAAAATTCAGAATCCTCCTGTGAACACCAATTACGGTCAACCTCAAGGTTTCAAGAAACCATATGCGGGGGCTAGGGCCCAGCAAGTTGATGACGGCAGCGGTCGCCGCCCCTTTGCTTGTGATCAGTGTGGACGTACTTACCGTCATGCTGGCAGTCTGGCCAATCATAAAAACCTACACAAGATTGGTGAATACCACTGCAATGTGTGCAACTCCACTTATCCAAATCGACTGGCAATGAAGAACCACCTCCGAATGCATTTTGCTCTTAAGAAATATACCTGCACCGACTGCGGTCGGGGGTTTAGGAACCAGAGGCAGCTTGAAACACACACCGGCAACCAACTCTGCAAAGATATTCCTGTTCCCCTTCCTGGTCCTAGTATGCAGACTGCTCCTCCTCCAACTGAATATGAATGTGATGGGTGCTCTCAAGTCTTTACTACAACCACAGATCTGGCCTCGCATAACTGCAGTGCCCAGCTTCCTTCTTCCTCTGCCTCCCTCAACAGCTCTAATATGAGCATGGAGACAGGTGACCTGGGGTCTCCAGAGCGTGAAGAACGCCCTTTTACCTGTGACCTTTGTGGCTGCTCTTACAAGCATGCTAGCAGTCTGCTGAAccacaaaaatacacataaaattgGCAACTTCAACTGTTCATATTGTGACAAGCCGTACACCAACTACATGGCCCTGCGCAATCATATGCGCATCCACACGCAGAAGAAGCGGCATATCTGCTCAACCTGTGGCAAGGCGTTCCGGCTGGCCCGCTTCCTTCGGAATCACCAGAGAGTCCATGAGGAGGGCCACACCCGTTTCGGCTGCCCC is a window encoding:
- the si:dkey-89b17.4 gene encoding zinc finger protein 646 isoform X1 — translated: MAMHDMNRAKGFPCKECDIICPSTPSLLEHMKAHYHQEENGRFECEQCGRIFKHASSLASHKKTHEMGSFQCPVCTRTLPNAVALKNHLRIHTLSPSAQAEEENDDNVDEERDYNLAQDLSEAAFRSHINNSGMMPGHDHDKQKSPGSEDAWDRPFKCDQCDRTYRHHGSLVNHKKSHQEGTYKCNVCYKQFNNLAALSAHERTHSKFKPPGMSMGALVPEAPSDPRPLGPQNDDMAPSFCHLCQVALPNKNDFQEHLLLHNAASSSLGLTRSFPGIVPHNLSSVRSPAVNPYTPALGDPLPLPPLPDKRYDPMLGPPVNNPIYTCAYCGVGHPDLESLKIHYLTHDPHTTTHAQDGPAILNSDGLASNSQPSISSSNGQTRSQEQSAAIDDAERRFKCQECGKSYRHAGSLVNHKRSHQTGHYQCTVCCKQYPHLAALHSHLRSHKTRPNSQSMGTEGDWLSSEPLTGIDSQQGFVHSQDQESGATTPISLHGNLGDAAHFVPDGSHNSGLDSLEFHDRFDGSLSQSNSGHSPLPQSHRQAGNINQGGMTNGYMGNISFHSPGGASLPAGSANLKESARQRRSHDTMQFGGAQDNSQGNSKRMNHKDDDDDGEVYQCTICGNHYASLRALRSHLRSHGVNHGAGPSSALSPIGEQEWRRRQEGSTTSLLICSTCGQSFSRKQDLLNHELVHGHPRPDGSTQGLGGTSSNSNGKMDGRNHICVDCGMFFADRHQLITHLCPGKARAGALNKGMNGAKGMTGGAGTSGSGGPVDPRQLPDSDDRPHRCDQCGRSYRHPCSLLNHKKSHKTGVFRCLVCQKRYYNLLALKNHQRTHFDLKRHKCEECGKAFKIQKQLINHLRLHEEHRAKTGDRDQRVQSMSHPNGARYEGGPSQLQAMRMADPKIQNPPVNTNYGQPQGFKKPYAGARAQQVDDGSGRRPFACDQCGRTYRHAGSLANHKNLHKIGEYHCNVCNSTYPNRLAMKNHLRMHFALKKYTCTDCGRGFRNQRQLETHTGNQLCKDIPVPLPGPSMQTAPPPTEYECDGCSQVFTTTTDLASHNCSAQLPSSSASLNSSNMSMETGDLGSPEREERPFTCDLCGCSYKHASSLLNHKNTHKIGNFNCSYCDKPYTNYMALRNHMRIHTQKKRHICSTCGKAFRLARFLRNHQRVHEEGHTRFGCPTCGKSFQGRSGLARHRCGDNQVGKEGVRKATSSTREGEEYRFTCDQCGRSYRHASSLLNHKNTHTVGIYHCAVCLKTYSNLLALKNHRRIHSETRRHHCPECGKAFRVSSQLQNHRRVHQKEREFACTLCQRSFPTQASFRLHLEMQHGRAPKTSQQPGVSSSGSDVGWGSGLDLTLMQAQGLDPNGLPKLNPSHHGPSGGSSSGHHHHHQPQQQQSRSETGCKSHVCDQCGRGYRHASSLLNHKNSHKMGTYFCNSCQKEFSNLMALKNHRRIHTEPKRYQCPDCGKAFRVSTQLICHRRIHTKEKPFSCQQCDKRFSSKSNLRHHQKVHWNSSAPSSSMNVGTNFLGMPSGPFL
- the si:dkey-89b17.4 gene encoding zinc finger protein 646 isoform X2, producing MAMHDMNRAKGFPCKECDIICPSTPSLLEHMKAHYHQEENGRFECEQCGRIFKHASSLASHKKTHEMGSFQCPVCTRTLPNAVALKNHLRIHTLSPSAQAEEENDDNVDEERDYNLAQDLSEAAFRSHINNSGMMPGHDHDKQKSPGSEDAWDRPFKCDQCDRTYRHHGSLVNHKKSHQEGTYKCNVCYKQFNNLAALSAHERTHSKFKPPGMSMGALVPEAPSDPRPLGPQNDDMAPSFCHLCQVALPNKNDFQEHLLLHNAASSSLGLTRSFPGIVPHNLSSVRSPAVNPYTPALGDPLPLPPLPDKRYDPMLGPPVNNPIYTCAYCGVGHPDLESLKIHYLTHDPHTTTHAQDGPAILNSDGLASNSQPSISSSNGQTRSQEQSAAIDDAERRFKCQECGKSYRHAGSLVNHKRSHQTGHYQCTVCCKQYPHLAALHSHLRSHKTRPNSQSMGTEGDWLSSEPLTGIDSQQGFVHSQDQESGATTPISLHGNLGDAAHFVPDGSHNSGLDSLEFHDRFDGSLSQSNSGHSPLPQSHRQAGNINQGGMTNGYMGNISFHSPGGASLPAGSANLKESARQRRSHDTMQFGGAQDNSQGNSKRMNHKDDDDDGEVYQCTICGNHYASLRALRSHLRSHGVNHGAGPSSALSPIGEQEWRRRQEGSTTSLLICSTCGQSFSRKQDLLNHELVHGHPRPDGSTQGLGGTSSNSNGKMDGRNHICVDCGMFFADRHQLITHLCPGKARAGALNKGMNGAKGMTGGAGTSGSGGPVDPRQLPDSDDRPHRCDQCGRSYRHPCSLLNHKKSHKTGVFRCLVCQKRYYNLLALKNHQRTHFDLKRHKCEECGKAFKIQKQLINHLRLHEEHRAKTGDRDQRVQSMSHPNGARYEGGPSQLQAMRMADPKIQNPPVNTNYGQPQGFKKPYAGARAQQVDDGSGRRPFACDQCGRTYRHAGSLANHKNLHKIGEYHCNVCNSTYPNRLAMKNHLRMHFALKKYTCTDCGRGFRNQRQLETHTGNQLCKDIPVPLPGPSMQTAPPPTEYECDGCSQVFTTTTDLASHNCSAQLPSSSASLNSSNMSMETGDLGSPEREERPFTCDLCGCSYKHASSLLNHKNTHKIGNFNCSYCDKPYTNYMALRNHMRIHTQKKRHICSTCGKAFRLARFLRNHQRVHEEGHTRFGCPTCGKSFQGRSGLARHRCGDNQVGKEGVRKATSSTREGEEYRFTYMISNPASLGPYACRNSDFSEVWTV